The following proteins are co-located in the Solenopsis invicta isolate M01_SB chromosome 7, UNIL_Sinv_3.0, whole genome shotgun sequence genome:
- the LOC105198257 gene encoding sodium-coupled monocarboxylate transporter 1 isoform X1 encodes MMTVNGTETNFAGHELKELTFGWTDYTLFGGLLGVSVVIGIYFGFFSSSKQDNTTEYLLGGKTMSFLPISMSLIASHISGVSLLGVPSEVYQYGTQYAACIFTSFISCFIIVCVYLPVFYKLQLTSTFEYLEIRFARPVRQLASFLYTLALVAYVPLIIYVPALAFSQATGMNLHYVAPVICMVCIFYTTIGGLKAVVWADAVQMTVTVGSLIAVVILGTIAVGGVGEIWRIAQEGDRIVFWNMDPSPFTRNSFWGMSVGMVMTWLAGLGISQVSMQRFLAVPTIKEAQKSIWFLAVGLVFVKLMSVFTGLTIYARYHKCDPIAAHVVPRSDKILPYYVLDVAANVPGLPGLFLAGLVSASLSTMSAGLNTVTGTIYEDFIDPWMPESNDKEAKAANIMKVTVVILGILCVGMVFLMDRLGDIFQLSLSLTGITAGAMLGLFSLGMLVPWATTKGAVVGGLVSMVTLIWIIVGAQWHMANRTLYYEPLPSTTEGCMNVPSLFNQTTTTQNLMQVEAADEPFFMYRISFMYYTLLGALIVMVIGTIVSFICGAPDLRDIDPDHFPPFMTRFVLPKKYMEVSLHTVPTALVTNPEKEELKS; translated from the exons at GATGACTGTCAATGGCACGGAAACGAATTTCGCGGGTCACGAGCTGAAGGAACTCACTTTCGGATGGACGGATTATACCCTATTCGGTGGTCTGTTGGGCGTCAGCGTCGTAATCGGCATCTACTTCGGTTTCTTCAGTAGTTCGAAGCAGGACAATACCACCGAGTACTTACTCGGCGGCAAAACCATGTCCTTTTTACCGATTAGCATGAGCCTGATAGCGAG TCACATATCGGGAGTTTCTTTGCTCGGCGTGCCCTCCGAGGTATACCAATACGGAACTCAATACGCGGCATGTATTTTTACGTCCTTCATCAGCTGTTTCATAATCGTATGCGTATACCTGCCAGTGTTTTACAAGCTGCAGCTGACGAGCACTTTCGAATATCTGGAAATTAGATTTGCCAGGCCAGTCCGACAATTAGCGTCTTTTCTTTACACCCTTGCACTGGTGGCCTACGTGCCGTTGATAATCTACGTGCCGGCGTTAGCCTTTTCGCAGGCGACTGGAATGAATTTGCATTACGTCGCGCCGGTGATATGCATGGTGTGCATCTTCTACACGACCATC GGAGGTCTGAAGGCTGTCGTATGGGCGGATGCGGTTCAGATGACGGTGACTGTCGGAAGTCTCATTGCCGTTGTGATACTGGGAACGATTGCCGTGGGCGGCGTCGGCGAGATTTGGAGAATAGCGCAGGAGGGTGATAGAATTGTGTTTTGGAA TATGGATCCCAGTCCTTTCACTAGAAATTCGTTTTGGGGCATGTCAGTGGGAATGGTAATGACATGGCTAGCTGGGTTGGGCATCAGCCAGGTTTCTATGCAAAGATTTCTGGCAGTGCCTACTATTAAGGAAGCACAAAA GTCGATATGGTTCCTCGCTGTGGGCCTAGTGTTCGTAAAACTGATGTCCGTTTTCACCGGCCTCACGATATACGCCAGATATCACAAATGCGATCCCATAGCTGCACAC GTGGTACCAAGGAGCGACAAGATATTGCCGTATTACGTGCTGGACGTAGCCGCGAACGTTCCAGGACTTCCTGGCCTCTTTCTCGCCGGTCTCGTGAGCGCCAGTCTCTCGACGATGAGCGCCGGACTGAACACAGTCACCGGCACGATTTATGAGGATTTCATCGATCCCTGGATGCCAGAGAGCAACGACAAAGAGGCTAAAGCCGCCAACATTATGAAG GTCACGGTAGTAATCCTGGGCATCCTGTGCGTGGGCATGGTATTCCTCATGGACCGTCTTGGTGACATCTTTCAATTATCTCTGAGCCTGACCGGTATCACCGCCGGTGCTATGTTGGGTCTGTTCTCGCTGGGGATGTTGGTGCCCTGGGCGACGACCAAGGGGGCGGTGGTTGGTGGATTGGTCTCGATGGTGACGTTGATCTGGATCATCGTCGGCGCGCAATGGCATATGGCCAATCGTACTCTCTACTACGAGCCACTTCCCTCCACGACGGAGGGTTGTATGAACGTGCCCAGTCTGTTTAACCAAACGACGACCACGCAGAATCTGATGCAAGTCGAAGCTGCGGACGAACCTTTCTTCATGTACAGGATATCCTTTATGTATTATACGCTGTTGGGGGCCCTAATCGTGATGGTGATCGGTACGATAGTCAGCTTCATCTGCGGCGCTCCTGATTTAAGGGACATTGATCCAGATCACTTCCCACCGTTCATGACTAG ATTCGTGCTACCAAAAAAATATATGGAAGTGTCGTTGCATACGGTGCCCACAGCATTGGTAACTAATCCAGAGAAAGAAGAACTGAAATCTTGA
- the LOC105198257 gene encoding sodium-coupled monocarboxylate transporter 1 isoform X2, producing MTVNGTETNFAGHELKELTFGWTDYTLFGGLLGVSVVIGIYFGFFSSSKQDNTTEYLLGGKTMSFLPISMSLIASHISGVSLLGVPSEVYQYGTQYAACIFTSFISCFIIVCVYLPVFYKLQLTSTFEYLEIRFARPVRQLASFLYTLALVAYVPLIIYVPALAFSQATGMNLHYVAPVICMVCIFYTTIGGLKAVVWADAVQMTVTVGSLIAVVILGTIAVGGVGEIWRIAQEGDRIVFWNMDPSPFTRNSFWGMSVGMVMTWLAGLGISQVSMQRFLAVPTIKEAQKSIWFLAVGLVFVKLMSVFTGLTIYARYHKCDPIAAHVVPRSDKILPYYVLDVAANVPGLPGLFLAGLVSASLSTMSAGLNTVTGTIYEDFIDPWMPESNDKEAKAANIMKVTVVILGILCVGMVFLMDRLGDIFQLSLSLTGITAGAMLGLFSLGMLVPWATTKGAVVGGLVSMVTLIWIIVGAQWHMANRTLYYEPLPSTTEGCMNVPSLFNQTTTTQNLMQVEAADEPFFMYRISFMYYTLLGALIVMVIGTIVSFICGAPDLRDIDPDHFPPFMTRFVLPKKYMEVSLHTVPTALVTNPEKEELKS from the exons ATGACTGTCAATGGCACGGAAACGAATTTCGCGGGTCACGAGCTGAAGGAACTCACTTTCGGATGGACGGATTATACCCTATTCGGTGGTCTGTTGGGCGTCAGCGTCGTAATCGGCATCTACTTCGGTTTCTTCAGTAGTTCGAAGCAGGACAATACCACCGAGTACTTACTCGGCGGCAAAACCATGTCCTTTTTACCGATTAGCATGAGCCTGATAGCGAG TCACATATCGGGAGTTTCTTTGCTCGGCGTGCCCTCCGAGGTATACCAATACGGAACTCAATACGCGGCATGTATTTTTACGTCCTTCATCAGCTGTTTCATAATCGTATGCGTATACCTGCCAGTGTTTTACAAGCTGCAGCTGACGAGCACTTTCGAATATCTGGAAATTAGATTTGCCAGGCCAGTCCGACAATTAGCGTCTTTTCTTTACACCCTTGCACTGGTGGCCTACGTGCCGTTGATAATCTACGTGCCGGCGTTAGCCTTTTCGCAGGCGACTGGAATGAATTTGCATTACGTCGCGCCGGTGATATGCATGGTGTGCATCTTCTACACGACCATC GGAGGTCTGAAGGCTGTCGTATGGGCGGATGCGGTTCAGATGACGGTGACTGTCGGAAGTCTCATTGCCGTTGTGATACTGGGAACGATTGCCGTGGGCGGCGTCGGCGAGATTTGGAGAATAGCGCAGGAGGGTGATAGAATTGTGTTTTGGAA TATGGATCCCAGTCCTTTCACTAGAAATTCGTTTTGGGGCATGTCAGTGGGAATGGTAATGACATGGCTAGCTGGGTTGGGCATCAGCCAGGTTTCTATGCAAAGATTTCTGGCAGTGCCTACTATTAAGGAAGCACAAAA GTCGATATGGTTCCTCGCTGTGGGCCTAGTGTTCGTAAAACTGATGTCCGTTTTCACCGGCCTCACGATATACGCCAGATATCACAAATGCGATCCCATAGCTGCACAC GTGGTACCAAGGAGCGACAAGATATTGCCGTATTACGTGCTGGACGTAGCCGCGAACGTTCCAGGACTTCCTGGCCTCTTTCTCGCCGGTCTCGTGAGCGCCAGTCTCTCGACGATGAGCGCCGGACTGAACACAGTCACCGGCACGATTTATGAGGATTTCATCGATCCCTGGATGCCAGAGAGCAACGACAAAGAGGCTAAAGCCGCCAACATTATGAAG GTCACGGTAGTAATCCTGGGCATCCTGTGCGTGGGCATGGTATTCCTCATGGACCGTCTTGGTGACATCTTTCAATTATCTCTGAGCCTGACCGGTATCACCGCCGGTGCTATGTTGGGTCTGTTCTCGCTGGGGATGTTGGTGCCCTGGGCGACGACCAAGGGGGCGGTGGTTGGTGGATTGGTCTCGATGGTGACGTTGATCTGGATCATCGTCGGCGCGCAATGGCATATGGCCAATCGTACTCTCTACTACGAGCCACTTCCCTCCACGACGGAGGGTTGTATGAACGTGCCCAGTCTGTTTAACCAAACGACGACCACGCAGAATCTGATGCAAGTCGAAGCTGCGGACGAACCTTTCTTCATGTACAGGATATCCTTTATGTATTATACGCTGTTGGGGGCCCTAATCGTGATGGTGATCGGTACGATAGTCAGCTTCATCTGCGGCGCTCCTGATTTAAGGGACATTGATCCAGATCACTTCCCACCGTTCATGACTAG ATTCGTGCTACCAAAAAAATATATGGAAGTGTCGTTGCATACGGTGCCCACAGCATTGGTAACTAATCCAGAGAAAGAAGAACTGAAATCTTGA